The segment ACGGCAAGGTGGCGCTGATCAGGCATTCCGACCTGAAAAAGCTGTCCCCGGACGAAATATCCCTGCTGCGGGCCCGGGACTTTGCCGGGATCCAGCGGATCGGCCTGCAGTTCCTGGGGCTGATCGTGCTGGGTTTCATCCTGAACTTCTTCCAGACCTTCATGGTGCTGCTGGTGGGCCAGCGCTTTATGCACGATCTAAGGCGCAAAGTATTCGCCCGGCTTCAGGTGCTGGACATGCGTTATTTTGACCGCAATCCGGTGGGGCGCCTGGTGACCCGGGCCACCAACGACGTGGACGCCGTCAACGAGGCCTTCACCTCGGTGTTCCTGGCTTTGCTCCGCGACATCCTGCTGACCCTGGCCATCCTGGGGGTGCTTTTCTTCTACAGCTTAAAACTGGCCCTGGTGGTGCTGGCCCTGCTCCCCTTCATCGCGCTGTGGACCGTGTTCTTCCGGATCAGGGCCCGCGACATCTACCGCCGGATCCGGGTCCGGCTGGCCCGGCTCAACGCCACCCTGCAGGAGAACATCTCCGGGGTCCGGGTGATCCAGATCTTCCGCCGCCAGTCCGAAAGCATCCGCCGCTTCCAGCTGATCAACCGGGATTATTTCCAGGCCTCCATGCAGGAGGTGATGGTGATGTCTTTCTTCCGGCCCCTGGTGGAGGTGATCTCCGGGATCGGCCTGGGCCTTATCATCTATTACGGTGGCGGCCTGGTGATACGGCAGAACATCTCGCTGGGAGCGCTGGTGGCCTTCATCACCTACCTTAGGATGTTCTTCCGGCCCATCCAGGAGCTTACCGAAAGCTACACCGTGCTACAGTCGGCCATGGCCAGCTCCGAGCGCATCTTCCAGCTGCTGGACGAGCCGGTGACCATAAAGGACATTCCCCCGGCTTCGGAACCGGAGAGGGCCAGGGGCAGGATAGAATTCAAGGACGTCTGCTTTGAATACCTGCCGGGAGAGCCGGTGCTAAAGAACATCACTTTTACCGTGGCCCCCGGCGAAAAGGTGGCCCTGGTGGGTTCCACCGGCAGCGGCAAGACCACCATCATCAACCTGATCTCCCGGCTGTACGACGTAAGCAGCGGCCAGATACTTTTAGACGGAACCGACATCCGGGAGCTGGGCCTTTCCCGCCTCCGCTCCTCGCTGGGGGTGGTGATGCAGGACGTGTTCCTGTTCTCCGGAGACA is part of the bacterium genome and harbors:
- a CDS encoding ABC transporter ATP-binding protein is translated as MSPHDQHEFHEEAALGSIYDARLIKRLSAFLWPYRAHLAVSLVVLLAVTGFELVLPEFTRRAIDSYINVSGRKAVPGRPVAGSLSLSGDTVLVDVSKLSSDDKYLMAGWQKQGLVDDTPYYYFALGDSSGQAGILAVMDAHPLLFSRYGKVALIRHSDLKKLSPDEISLLRARDFAGIQRIGLQFLGLIVLGFILNFFQTFMVLLVGQRFMHDLRRKVFARLQVLDMRYFDRNPVGRLVTRATNDVDAVNEAFTSVFLALLRDILLTLAILGVLFFYSLKLALVVLALLPFIALWTVFFRIRARDIYRRIRVRLARLNATLQENISGVRVIQIFRRQSESIRRFQLINRDYFQASMQEVMVMSFFRPLVEVISGIGLGLIIYYGGGLVIRQNISLGALVAFITYLRMFFRPIQELTESYTVLQSAMASSERIFQLLDEPVTIKDIPPASEPERARGRIEFKDVCFEYLPGEPVLKNITFTVAPGEKVALVGSTGSGKTTIINLISRLYDVSSGQILLDGTDIRELGLSRLRSSLGVVMQDVFLFSGDIKGNIRLNKDLSDEKVREIARQVHADTFIERLPQKYDQ